A window of Zestosphaera sp. genomic DNA:
TGCCGTGAAGCCGGGGTGCCCGAGCGGTTAAGGGGCTGGCCTGGAGAGCCAGTGGGCTTCGCGCCCGCGCGGGTTCGAATCCCGCCCCCGGCGCCTTTCACAACTGTTTCGGGTCTCATAAAGATTTAATAAAGGTTTTAGGTTTAACACTAACTCACTTATATCGTTGGAGATATTGCCCAGGATGTGGGGTTTCCACACAGCTGTGAGCCCAATGAAGGTGGGCTGTGGGTTGAGGTCACCCCGAACAGGTGGAGACTGATGACAAGACCTCTACTAAGGCCCCGCGAAGCCTGAGGATTAACATCAGACAATGCGAAATCCGAGCCCCTCCTATTAGATTACCCTTCAACAATATAACACTCTCAAAACTCTTGACTGCTGAGAACTAAGAGTGTCTTAGTAGCTAATAATTAAAGCTAACGATCGCATCCGAAAGTCCCGCCCTAGAAGGCAAAAAGCAGGAATATTTAGTAGGAACACCGTTTGACCTTAAGTATTCGTTTTGTTAATTTAATGTGTGCTTATATTCGAGGCTAGGAAACTCCTCTTTCACTTATACTCTCTACAGTTGTTTTCTTAACTTTACAATTCCGAAAGCCTCGCCCTTTAGGACGGGGAGGAGGTCAGTAGCGTTTCTTCCAGAGAGGTGGGTACGTACCTCTGTTCATGACTACCCTCTGGGTTTTCGCGAATACTCCCTTCCGAGTCTGTAGTGCTTCTTCTGTATGCATTTGAGCAGTCCCTATAGCTACTAACTCTCCTTTCAATGAGAATATAGCTACAGAGTCTCCCTTTCTTATTTTTTCGTGGATTATCGAGATGCCGGGCACGGCTAAGTCTGCTCCGTAAGTGATCGCACTAACAGCTATGTCGTTTATTATTACTTTAGGCAAGTGTGAGACTATATACTCACCAGGCTTTACTGCCTTCATTAATAGAGTCGCGTCTCCCTTGTTGCGCCATAAATACACATACTCAGATAACTCATGCATTTTGATTAAATCAACGTCTTCTTTGAAAGGTCCGGCTCTAATCCTCCTCAACTCACGCATGTGAGCGCCAATGCCCAGTATGTCTCCCATGTCATGTATTAACTTGCGTACGTAAGTCCCATGCTCGCAACTTACTCTAAGTAACACGTATGGATACTCATACTCTAAAACTTCTATGTCTAGTACTTCTCTAACTCTGAGAGTCCTCTTGACTGAAGACCTAACAGGGGGTTTCTGGTATATTTTACCCTTAAACAGACTCACTACTTCTTTTAAAGTCTCGGCGGTGACTTCCTTATGCAGTTGCATGACAGCGACGTATTCCTTACTCGACTGCATTAAGAACTTAACAAGTTTTACAGCATCTCCTAAAGCGATAGGAAGTACTCCCGTAACTTTCGGATATCCCCGCCCCCATCAAGAGTCTTAGATCAGGGGCTCTAGGGTGCCGCCATGTCCCGCCTTACTTAATCCAAGAATCTCCTTAATCCAAGCAACGACTTCATGGCTTGTTGGTCCTGGAGGCTTGTCTAGGTTTATCACCCCAAATTTAAGTAGCTCTACTAAAGACCTCTCCTCAGGAGACTTACCGTACTCGTAGCTAGTAGAAGACTCTTTAACCAAGATATACGATCTCTTAATACCTGCAAACTCATCTAACTTCTTAACAAACTCAACCCCCTTAAGCAATCTTAAACCCCCTAACCCTATTACATTAAACAAGTTATTAACTAGATCGTGTAGAACCAGCACTAAATACAGTGATAAAACTTCTGAAGCATGTTAGGCTCGTTTTGCTATAGTTGCTTGACTTTTTACGTATAGTAATTCTTTAGTAGTTATTTTTACTCGTTCCCTCACATAATGTTCTAGGTCACTATCTTTTAATGCTTGTAGAACCTCTTCGTCAGTAGCTCCATTCCTAATATTTATTTTCTTGTCCGTAGGTTCTATGTGATTCACGTTAACCTTTCTACGCTTAACACCTGAAACACTCTTAGGACCAGTCACTAAAACGAAGTTTTCATCAATTATATCAACTATGACACACTTCCTCCCAGCTTCCCTACCACGTAACTTCACGCATATCCTACCAACCTCAATAGCTGCCAAGCCAATCACCCTTATAGGGCCTAGTAGAATTACTGAAGACCCTTTTTAAGTGTTTAATAATTAAAGCCCTCGTTCTAGATGTGGGGTTCAACACAGAGTCTTTAGTTTCAGTTCAATAGCTTTTTTAGAGATCTCGAAAACTTCCTCAGCGTTAAAGCTGGCTGTGTTTATCACTAAATCAAAACTTCTTAAGTCTCTGATGTCTATGTCGTAGTAGGTCTTGAATCTCCTTCTCTCAGACTCTTCTCGCATTCTCAACTCTCTTAACGCATCTTCATAGCTCTTGCCGTCTCTCTCAGCTATTCTCTTAGCTCTCACGTCCTCGGGTGCTGTAAGGTATATTCTGAAGTGAGCTACGTTTTTAAGTATCCATCCGGCTATGTGCGCGTCAATAACTACACACCCTTTGCTAGCCTCACTTAAAGACATCTCGTCAATCATCTTATCAATTGAGGGGTCTTCTTCAGCAATTCTCGACAACTCACTCAGCGTTAGTCCCTTCTGAGTAGCTAAACTCCTAAACAAGCTACCAGCTGAAACCATTCTTAAACCAAGCCACTCAGCTATTTTCTTTGCTAGCGTGGATTTCCCGCTTCCCGGCATCCCACTAACTGCTACGACTAACTTACATGAGCACTTATTCAATAAAGTTCCCCTAAGAACTTCTTACTGACAGTCTCAACGCTAACGATAAGCAAGAAGGACAGAGCACGCCACCAA
This region includes:
- a CDS encoding 50S ribosomal protein L14e; amino-acid sequence: MAAIEVGRICVKLRGREAGRKCVIVDIIDENFVLVTGPKSVSGVKRRKVNVNHIEPTDKKINIRNGATDEEVLQALKDSDLEHYVRERVKITTKELLYVKSQATIAKRA
- a CDS encoding AAA family ATPase, producing MNKCSCKLVVAVSGMPGSGKSTLAKKIAEWLGLRMVSAGSLFRSLATQKGLTLSELSRIAEEDPSIDKMIDEMSLSEASKGCVVIDAHIAGWILKNVAHFRIYLTAPEDVRAKRIAERDGKSYEDALRELRMREESERRRFKTYYDIDIRDLRSFDLVINTASFNAEEVFEISKKAIELKLKTLC
- a CDS encoding tRNA pseudouridine synthase A, whose translation is MLVLHDLVNNLFNVIGLGGLRLLKGVEFVKKLDEFAGIKRSYILVKESSTSYEYGKSPEERSLVELLKFGVINLDKPPGPTSHEVVAWIKEILGLSKAGHGGTLEPLI